Proteins co-encoded in one Roseiconus lacunae genomic window:
- a CDS encoding GltB/FmdC/FwdC-like GXGXG domain-containing protein produces MPHIPKPSGPKPVLKSALDTEVEVKSDTEAVFDSESRDLMSPEGLRFSMARLTDAELRAAVHVIPLNDQEDKLPRVEIDDADGQHAALMRLNHPIKLRVNGSLGDYAFAHHRQVIVKVFGNVGHGVGEGMASGSVRIRGNAGHGAGTAMTGGTLAIYGSAGDRAGAAMRGGGLFVRGHVGNEVGLGAIGGTIVIGGDAGENLGDPLSDVAVFIRGKAASLADGVTQTKLRKKQEVQLGLLLISAGIRGDASDFQRIVPIAKLEAERAARGEVVPNWR; encoded by the coding sequence ATGCCGCATATTCCAAAACCATCAGGCCCGAAGCCAGTACTTAAGTCCGCTCTGGACACCGAAGTCGAGGTCAAGAGCGACACCGAAGCCGTCTTTGACAGCGAGTCGCGGGACTTGATGTCACCGGAGGGGCTGCGCTTTTCGATGGCGCGGCTGACCGACGCAGAATTGCGTGCGGCGGTCCATGTCATCCCTTTGAATGATCAGGAAGACAAGCTTCCACGGGTCGAAATCGACGATGCCGACGGTCAGCACGCCGCCTTGATGCGGTTGAATCATCCGATCAAATTGCGTGTCAACGGATCACTCGGTGACTATGCCTTTGCACATCATCGGCAAGTGATCGTCAAAGTTTTTGGCAACGTGGGGCATGGTGTCGGTGAAGGCATGGCCAGCGGCTCGGTTCGGATTCGTGGAAATGCGGGACATGGAGCCGGGACCGCGATGACCGGTGGGACGCTGGCGATCTACGGATCAGCGGGCGACCGAGCCGGTGCGGCGATGCGAGGCGGAGGCCTGTTTGTCCGCGGTCACGTCGGAAACGAAGTCGGACTCGGCGCGATCGGTGGGACGATCGTAATCGGAGGCGACGCGGGCGAGAATCTCGGTGATCCGCTCAGTGACGTCGCCGTATTTATCCGTGGCAAGGCGGCCAGTTTGGCCGACGGCGTCACGCAAACCAAGCTTCGAAAAAAGCAAGAAGTCCAGCTTGGCTTGTTATTAATCAGCGCCGGGATCCGCGGCGACGCGTCAGACTTCCAGCGAATCGTCCCGATCGCCAAATTGGAGGCCGAGCGGGCGGCCCGTGGAGAAGTCGTTCCGAACTGGCGATAA
- a CDS encoding purine-nucleoside phosphorylase → MLDLFDKIEEAASAISAVFPDPPKVAIILGTGLGNLVEQIDVKAAIDYDEIPHFLKSTATSHRGRLVCGYLGGVPIVAMEGRFHMYEGYPLKLITLPVRVFKRLGAELLIVSNACGGLNPYYNSGDIMVIDDQINLMGDNPLIGINDDRLGPRFPDMSAPYDPAWIDRTIAIGRRADIHLHRGVFVAVAGPNLETRAEYRFLRTIGADVVGMSTVPETIVANHCGLKTLGLSVITDMCLPDSLKEANVAEIIAIANEAAPRLQRIVTDVVTEAGQTRIA, encoded by the coding sequence ATGTTAGACCTGTTTGACAAAATCGAAGAAGCGGCCTCGGCAATCTCCGCAGTCTTTCCGGACCCTCCCAAAGTGGCGATCATCTTGGGGACAGGACTTGGCAACCTCGTCGAGCAAATCGATGTCAAAGCCGCGATCGACTACGACGAAATCCCACACTTCCTTAAATCGACCGCGACCAGTCATCGCGGACGGTTGGTCTGCGGCTATTTGGGTGGCGTGCCGATCGTCGCCATGGAAGGACGCTTTCACATGTACGAAGGCTATCCGCTGAAGCTGATCACGCTGCCCGTACGAGTCTTCAAACGCCTCGGCGCAGAACTCTTGATCGTCAGCAATGCCTGTGGCGGATTGAATCCCTACTACAACAGCGGTGACATCATGGTCATCGACGATCAGATCAATCTGATGGGTGACAACCCACTGATCGGAATCAACGATGATCGACTCGGTCCGCGTTTCCCCGACATGTCGGCCCCGTACGACCCCGCTTGGATCGACCGCACGATCGCGATCGGCCGCCGAGCCGATATCCATTTGCATCGCGGTGTATTTGTTGCTGTCGCCGGTCCGAACCTGGAAACTCGTGCCGAGTACCGGTTCTTACGCACCATCGGTGCCGACGTCGTTGGCATGAGCACGGTTCCCGAAACGATCGTGGCGAATCATTGTGGGTTGAAAACGTTGGGGCTGAGCGTGATCACCGACATGTGTCTACCCGATTCCCTGAAAGAGGCGAACGTTGCGGAAATCATCGCGATCGCGAACGAAGCCGCCCCGCGATTGCAACGAATTGTCACCGACGTCGTCACCGAAGCGGGCCAGACGAGGATCGCATGA
- a CDS encoding ATP synthase subunit B family protein, whose protein sequence is MADWVRQLHHVAGMFDTVPSDANAGEFKMTRHVDPLVSNSPATFSMSICLAALCVTTVSLGCGEDPSSPVGEARQAQEELEEAREEAAELLSEAEEEAVDIIADAKEKADDEISDAKSEADQLIGDAQRNLDAKIDRLQTFPTPAPDEPASSPSSDDQITPPSGT, encoded by the coding sequence ATGGCTGATTGGGTACGTCAATTGCATCATGTCGCCGGAATGTTTGATACCGTTCCATCCGATGCCAATGCAGGTGAATTCAAGATGACACGCCACGTCGACCCACTCGTTTCGAACTCACCAGCGACGTTTTCAATGTCGATCTGCCTCGCCGCCTTGTGCGTAACCACGGTCTCGCTCGGCTGCGGCGAAGATCCCAGCAGTCCGGTCGGCGAAGCCCGGCAAGCGCAGGAAGAACTGGAAGAGGCTCGCGAAGAAGCTGCCGAATTACTATCTGAGGCTGAGGAAGAAGCGGTTGACATCATCGCAGATGCGAAAGAAAAAGCGGACGACGAAATCAGCGATGCCAAATCTGAAGCCGATCAATTGATCGGTGACGCGCAAAGAAATTTGGACGCCAAAATCGATCGGCTTCAAACCTTCCCGACGCCGGCCCCCGATGAACCGGCATCTTCGCCTTCCAGCGACGACCAGATTACTCCGCCATCGGGAACTTAA
- a CDS encoding alpha/beta hydrolase fold domain-containing protein, protein MPRKPHLHQHLLAIAATCLVLAVTTTAVSAQNRTARKAKDPTRQFRDAGAEIKIYKTTTDADGNKVDLRAYVFTPKTDAERPRSAIVFFFGGGWKAGSPSQFLEHCKHLAAEGMVAITADYRVLSRHGTKAKSCVADGKSAIRWVRQNAEKLGVDPDRIIAAGGSAGGHVAACTEMISGFDESDEDAAVSSRPNGLALFNPAVILAKTKSKEPFDEDKLRAMPERMGVDPVQLSPFHQVRENHPPTIIFHGKADTTVPYWTVEKFAEKLNANGSLCELVGFDGQSHGFFNHGRGDNSHYERTIVELDRFLRKHGFLPKIQPASSTQPLATIDLDDQQQRQVIVDREADQYLGHPTTCLLEDGQTILCVYPKGHGKGSIVYKRSEDGGKTWSDRLPTPENWATSREVPTLHRVVDADGKKRLILWSGLYPARLAVSEDDGQHWSPLKKAGDWGGIVVMGFVEALSTGKGHYLAMFHDDGRFFDGSGKRTGVFTLYKTFSIDGGLTWSQPESVFQASDVHLCEPGCVRSPDGNRLAVLLRENARGKNSHIIFSDDEGKSWTEPRELPLALTGDRHTGKYTQDGRLLISFRCISPKQHQTDREFEGDWVAWVGTWDDLVSGNDGQYLVRLKDNTKGYDTAYPGVEVLPDDTVVTTTYGHWDQGQPPYVLSVRLKLSELDAMATTP, encoded by the coding sequence ATGCCTCGCAAACCACACCTCCACCAGCATCTTCTCGCCATTGCTGCGACCTGCCTGGTACTTGCAGTAACGACCACCGCGGTTTCCGCCCAAAACCGAACGGCCAGAAAGGCGAAAGATCCGACTCGGCAATTTCGCGATGCGGGCGCCGAAATCAAAATCTATAAAACCACGACCGACGCGGACGGCAACAAAGTCGATCTTCGAGCCTACGTGTTCACACCCAAGACCGACGCAGAGCGACCTCGGTCCGCAATCGTTTTTTTCTTCGGTGGCGGCTGGAAAGCAGGGAGTCCGTCGCAGTTTCTTGAACACTGCAAGCACCTCGCTGCCGAGGGGATGGTCGCGATTACGGCCGACTATCGAGTCCTCAGCCGTCATGGGACCAAAGCAAAATCCTGTGTCGCCGATGGTAAATCGGCGATTCGTTGGGTCCGCCAAAATGCCGAAAAACTTGGCGTCGATCCAGACAGAATCATCGCCGCAGGCGGTTCAGCCGGCGGACACGTCGCTGCCTGCACCGAAATGATCTCCGGTTTTGACGAATCAGACGAAGACGCTGCGGTGTCCAGTCGTCCGAACGGTTTGGCTCTGTTTAATCCAGCCGTAATCCTGGCAAAAACCAAGTCAAAAGAGCCTTTCGACGAAGACAAATTGCGAGCGATGCCGGAACGGATGGGAGTCGATCCGGTGCAACTCTCTCCGTTCCATCAAGTCCGCGAAAATCATCCGCCGACGATTATCTTTCATGGGAAAGCGGATACGACCGTTCCTTACTGGACTGTCGAAAAGTTTGCCGAGAAGTTAAATGCGAACGGTTCGTTATGTGAACTCGTCGGATTTGACGGTCAATCACACGGTTTCTTTAATCACGGCCGAGGCGACAACTCTCACTACGAACGAACCATCGTCGAATTGGATCGGTTCCTTCGCAAGCATGGATTCCTCCCGAAAATCCAACCGGCCTCTTCGACTCAGCCGCTGGCCACGATCGATCTTGATGATCAGCAACAGCGTCAGGTGATCGTCGATCGCGAAGCCGACCAGTATCTCGGACACCCGACCACGTGCTTGCTTGAAGACGGCCAAACGATTCTCTGTGTCTATCCGAAGGGGCACGGCAAGGGATCGATCGTTTACAAACGTAGCGAAGACGGGGGCAAAACATGGAGCGATCGATTGCCGACGCCCGAAAACTGGGCGACTTCCCGTGAAGTGCCGACTCTGCACCGTGTGGTCGATGCCGACGGCAAGAAACGCTTGATTCTGTGGAGCGGACTTTATCCCGCACGACTCGCTGTTTCCGAAGACGACGGACAACATTGGAGCCCGCTGAAAAAGGCCGGCGACTGGGGAGGCATCGTGGTCATGGGATTCGTCGAAGCCCTTTCGACCGGCAAGGGCCACTACTTGGCAATGTTTCATGACGACGGCCGGTTCTTCGACGGAAGTGGAAAACGCACCGGTGTGTTCACTCTTTACAAGACATTTTCGATCGACGGAGGTCTCACGTGGTCCCAACCAGAAAGTGTCTTTCAAGCCTCGGACGTGCATCTCTGTGAACCCGGATGCGTCCGTTCGCCTGACGGCAATCGCTTGGCCGTGCTGCTACGTGAAAACGCCCGTGGCAAAAACTCGCACATCATCTTCTCCGATGACGAAGGCAAAAGTTGGACCGAGCCGAGAGAGTTGCCGTTGGCACTGACCGGAGACCGTCACACAGGGAAATACACCCAAGACGGGCGGTTGCTGATCAGCTTCCGTTGCATCTCGCCCAAGCAACATCAAACAGACCGAGAGTTCGAAGGGGACTGGGTCGCCTGGGTCGGAACGTGGGATGATCTTGTCTCAGGAAACGACGGCCAATATCTGGTGCGTTTAAAAGACAACACCAAAGGCTATGACACAGCTTACCCGGGTGTCGAAGTGTTGCCCGACGACACGGTCGTCACAACCACCTACGGCCACTGGGATCAGGGGCAACCGCCGTACGTTCTCAGCGTTCGGCTCAAGTTGTCAGAACTTGACGCGATGGCCACAACTCCGTAG
- a CDS encoding purine-nucleoside phosphorylase — protein sequence MSDVDYRDDEPSRFTSTSSALDRAVDFVRQYCPDGTFGVDRDRTGIVLGSGLGTLADKIESATVIPFADIPGFARSTASGHRGQLIVGSFGGGDVIAMAGRLHRYEGWSNEQVAFPIEVMVKLGINRLIASNAAGGVNPKLRVGDLVVISDHIDWLHRRGSFSAKADSKTVAGSIPQRAGNVYTPELAQTALAAARANGFTAVQGTYLATLGPTYETRAEYRLMRTIVADVVGMSTVPEVQVAANAGVAVLALSIVSNVADPDRAIVADHSEVLQAGDAAAVKLEHIVRRVIHAAYSKTIRPEAST from the coding sequence ATGAGCGACGTTGACTACCGTGATGACGAACCGTCGCGTTTCACCTCGACCTCATCCGCACTCGACCGCGCCGTCGACTTCGTTCGTCAATACTGCCCTGACGGGACGTTTGGCGTCGACCGCGATCGAACCGGCATCGTCCTTGGGAGCGGTCTGGGAACGTTGGCCGACAAAATTGAATCCGCCACGGTGATTCCTTTTGCCGATATCCCCGGCTTTGCCCGGTCGACCGCCAGCGGCCATCGCGGACAATTGATCGTAGGAAGCTTTGGTGGCGGCGATGTGATCGCGATGGCAGGACGTTTGCACCGCTACGAGGGCTGGTCCAATGAGCAAGTCGCCTTTCCGATCGAAGTGATGGTCAAACTTGGGATCAATCGTTTGATTGCCAGCAATGCCGCTGGCGGAGTCAATCCAAAGCTAAGAGTCGGCGACTTAGTGGTCATTTCCGACCACATCGATTGGTTGCACCGTCGCGGCAGTTTTTCCGCGAAGGCTGATTCGAAGACGGTTGCGGGGTCGATTCCCCAGCGTGCCGGCAACGTATATACGCCAGAGCTCGCCCAAACCGCACTTGCCGCCGCACGTGCGAACGGCTTCACCGCAGTTCAGGGGACCTATCTCGCGACGCTCGGGCCGACTTACGAAACACGGGCGGAATACCGGTTGATGCGAACGATCGTAGCGGATGTCGTCGGGATGAGTACGGTTCCGGAGGTACAAGTTGCGGCGAATGCAGGGGTTGCGGTGCTTGCGCTATCAATTGTTAGCAATGTCGCCGACCCTGATCGGGCGATTGTCGCCGATCATTCCGAAGTCCTACAGGCAGGGGACGCCGCAGCAGTTAAACTGGAGCACATCGTTCGACGAGTGATCCATGCCGCATATTCCAAAACCATCAGGCCCGAAGCCAGTACTTAA
- a CDS encoding family 16 glycoside hydrolase, whose translation MQLQSSIVLAWVLGILAVGSPPSAYAEQEDANATASSSASTPNSDSFYSADWWQTTGGQPATEYWEFTDGELHLQKPQGGKATLVSPPLPPHFELSWQWKIEDGCNTGLKYRVRRFGKSMFSNSYLGIEYQIIDEPPGSHSKGSTASIYDLQGPSESKTLHPPGQWNQSRVVAVGQQLKHYLNGELVAEVVTQGPEWDLRMATSKFYGAKDFGRPADGDRIMLTDHGGKAVYKDFQFVVKQADEKAPESALSSTPSDGPYLGNGIKNSWADQSSIVIWTRTTESPELLSEGTKFISLSTSKAGKLSKSTDEAEIHRAQIPEGKQLEEMFGACPSQPGRVRLTYFPTKQRKNAVVTEWKTTTSESDCTAQWKLEGLKPGTQYAAIVEARSVDDDVTTAVLRGGFETAPSRTKEQPIKFCITTCHDFIRRDNGMQGHKIYPVMRQMNPDFIVHAGDIEYYDKPDPWAMTKPLMRFKWGRIFALPTNREFYSNTTSYFIKDDHDTLKNDCWVGQRYGTVSFKEGVELFNNEQFPSHPKRYTSVRWGKALEIWILEGRDFRSPNSMKDGPEKSILGAEQKAWLLQSLRESDATFKVICSPTPIIGPDRKNKRDNHANDIFEHEGNEIREALSELENVIVLCGDRHWQYASTDPDTGLWEFGCGPGSEEHQLGWKEGDERPMHRFLRVAGGFLSGRLSYGDGEPTLVLRHHTVTGEEVSRFKFPMAE comes from the coding sequence GTGCAACTTCAATCATCGATCGTCCTGGCATGGGTGCTCGGCATCCTAGCAGTGGGCAGTCCCCCGTCCGCGTATGCCGAGCAGGAGGACGCGAACGCAACAGCTTCTAGTTCAGCGTCCACTCCTAATTCAGACTCGTTCTATTCGGCGGACTGGTGGCAGACCACCGGCGGTCAACCTGCGACCGAGTATTGGGAGTTCACTGACGGGGAGCTTCACCTGCAAAAACCGCAAGGCGGAAAAGCAACCCTCGTATCGCCTCCGTTACCGCCCCATTTTGAACTCTCCTGGCAGTGGAAAATTGAAGACGGGTGCAACACGGGGTTGAAGTACCGCGTGCGGCGTTTCGGCAAATCGATGTTCTCCAATAGCTACCTTGGAATTGAATACCAGATCATTGATGAGCCACCGGGGAGTCATTCTAAAGGCAGCACGGCCAGCATCTACGATCTGCAAGGCCCTAGCGAATCAAAAACGCTGCATCCGCCTGGGCAATGGAATCAGTCGCGAGTCGTCGCCGTCGGTCAGCAATTGAAGCACTACCTCAATGGTGAACTGGTTGCCGAAGTCGTCACCCAGGGTCCTGAGTGGGACTTACGAATGGCGACGAGCAAGTTCTATGGGGCGAAAGACTTTGGGCGACCGGCCGACGGTGATCGAATCATGCTGACCGATCATGGTGGCAAGGCGGTCTACAAGGATTTTCAGTTTGTCGTCAAACAGGCCGACGAGAAGGCCCCCGAATCGGCTTTGTCGTCAACGCCTTCCGACGGCCCGTACCTTGGCAACGGGATTAAGAACAGTTGGGCCGATCAATCGTCGATTGTCATCTGGACGCGGACAACCGAGTCGCCGGAATTGCTATCCGAGGGAACCAAGTTCATCAGCCTTTCGACATCCAAGGCAGGAAAGCTGTCGAAGTCGACCGACGAAGCCGAGATTCATCGCGCTCAAATCCCCGAGGGCAAACAACTCGAAGAGATGTTTGGTGCGTGCCCGTCTCAGCCGGGCCGCGTTCGTCTCACTTACTTTCCAACGAAACAACGCAAGAACGCTGTCGTCACCGAATGGAAGACAACGACGTCCGAATCAGACTGCACGGCCCAGTGGAAACTCGAAGGTCTGAAACCGGGGACGCAATATGCGGCCATCGTTGAAGCTCGCTCGGTCGATGACGATGTTACCACCGCCGTCCTTCGAGGTGGATTTGAAACCGCTCCGTCCAGAACCAAAGAACAGCCAATCAAGTTCTGCATCACGACCTGCCACGACTTCATCCGACGCGACAACGGAATGCAGGGCCACAAAATCTATCCCGTCATGCGTCAGATGAACCCCGATTTCATCGTCCATGCGGGAGACATCGAGTACTACGACAAACCCGACCCGTGGGCGATGACAAAGCCCTTGATGCGATTTAAATGGGGCCGGATCTTTGCCTTGCCCACCAATCGAGAGTTCTACTCCAATACAACGAGCTACTTCATCAAGGATGACCACGATACCCTGAAGAATGATTGCTGGGTCGGACAGCGGTATGGAACGGTATCATTTAAAGAAGGTGTCGAACTGTTTAATAACGAACAATTTCCTTCGCATCCCAAACGCTATACGTCGGTCCGCTGGGGGAAAGCGTTGGAGATTTGGATCCTGGAAGGACGCGATTTTCGCAGCCCGAATTCAATGAAGGACGGGCCAGAAAAGTCAATCTTGGGTGCCGAACAAAAAGCTTGGTTGCTGCAATCACTTCGCGAAAGCGATGCAACGTTCAAGGTCATTTGTAGCCCCACGCCGATCATCGGCCCGGATCGGAAAAACAAACGTGACAACCACGCAAACGACATCTTCGAGCACGAAGGGAACGAAATTCGTGAAGCCCTATCGGAACTGGAGAACGTAATTGTGTTGTGCGGTGATCGCCATTGGCAATATGCATCCACCGATCCGGACACGGGACTTTGGGAGTTCGGTTGCGGTCCCGGCAGCGAAGAACATCAACTGGGCTGGAAAGAAGGCGACGAACGCCCCATGCACCGATTCCTCCGAGTTGCCGGTGGATTCTTGTCAGGGCGATTGAGTTACGGCGACGGCGAACCGACCTTGGTGTTGCGACATCATACGGTGACGGGCGAAGAGGTCAGCCGCTTTAAGTTCCCGATGGCGGAGTAA
- a CDS encoding transglutaminase-like domain-containing protein: protein MNRNLFSNRRDVLKQWGLLTVAGGVTASVPVPAVAQELTFEEQPASRWRIGLSLKTPVTCVNVLATFPIPTDWPEQTVTLRSQNVDRSARWQVRELPGGAKQVVVQIPRVNAGTTVEAMFEFDISRSRILPPDETESLVIPKRLPRELRLYTGNSPFIDASHRLIRSAAKEIEEQEFENDWRRVEKIYDYVRDKVEYTEGELKNASDALKDGTGDCEEMTSLFVAICRNLDVPARVVWIPDHCYPEFYLEDEGGEGRWYPCQAAGTRQFGRMDEIRPVLQKGDRFKLPEKKVPVRYISEFFRCDRRGSGTPDPTFVRQRIDG, encoded by the coding sequence ATGAACCGCAACCTTTTCTCGAATCGACGCGACGTGCTCAAACAATGGGGACTCCTGACGGTTGCCGGAGGTGTCACGGCGAGCGTCCCGGTTCCGGCGGTTGCCCAAGAGTTGACGTTCGAAGAACAACCGGCGTCGCGCTGGCGAATTGGGTTGTCGCTGAAAACCCCGGTGACTTGCGTCAACGTGTTGGCGACTTTTCCGATTCCTACAGATTGGCCCGAGCAAACGGTGACGCTGCGCAGTCAGAACGTGGACCGTTCGGCGCGATGGCAGGTGCGTGAACTACCCGGTGGCGCAAAACAAGTGGTCGTGCAAATTCCACGCGTCAACGCCGGAACAACAGTCGAGGCGATGTTCGAATTCGATATCTCGCGTTCGCGGATCCTTCCACCAGACGAAACTGAATCGCTGGTGATTCCCAAACGCCTTCCGCGTGAGCTGCGTCTCTACACCGGCAACAGCCCGTTCATTGACGCTTCACACCGGTTGATCCGATCGGCGGCAAAAGAAATTGAAGAGCAAGAGTTCGAAAACGATTGGCGGCGAGTCGAAAAAATTTACGACTACGTTCGCGATAAAGTCGAATACACCGAAGGCGAATTGAAAAACGCTTCCGATGCACTCAAAGACGGCACGGGGGATTGCGAAGAAATGACCAGTCTTTTCGTCGCGATCTGCCGCAACTTGGACGTTCCCGCCCGCGTCGTTTGGATCCCCGATCACTGCTATCCCGAGTTCTACCTCGAAGACGAAGGCGGTGAGGGACGCTGGTACCCGTGCCAAGCAGCCGGAACTCGCCAATTCGGTCGGATGGATGAAATTCGACCAGTGCTGCAGAAAGGCGACCGCTTTAAGCTCCCCGAGAAGAAAGTGCCGGTTCGGTACATCTCCGAATTCTTTCGTTGCGATCGACGCGGAAGCGGAACCCCGGACCCCACTTTCGTCCGCCAACGAATCGATGGCTGA
- a CDS encoding aminotransferase class IV, which produces MQSERGSNAHTDSSVARARHAIRWAYQNGQWVEADGLSLLLDDLAITHAVTAVERIRAYDGALFRLQDHLHRWQRTTSVLRLSSLPGREQLSSLIDQTIQKNAPWIEQQSGFGVLLVGSPGATPNGNQNGSTLIIDLYPIDEASMQRRIGDGTPIVVTDVMQPDPHCWPRDIKVRCRLHYYLADLAARQSDPAALGVLIDTDRSITETSLANIVIVEGGTLVSPPAGRILLGISLQVVKELADDLGIPWQEDVISTDRLKAAGEILLTGTSCGVWFANRVDGKATKDHRPIYQALRTAFDRII; this is translated from the coding sequence ATGCAATCCGAACGTGGCTCCAATGCTCATACAGACTCTAGCGTCGCTAGGGCCCGTCACGCGATTCGATGGGCGTATCAAAACGGCCAGTGGGTCGAAGCGGACGGGTTATCGCTCCTTCTGGATGATCTTGCGATCACGCACGCTGTCACTGCGGTCGAGCGAATTCGCGCGTACGATGGGGCATTATTTCGGTTGCAGGATCACCTGCATCGTTGGCAACGAACCACATCTGTCCTACGCCTTTCGTCGCTGCCCGGACGTGAACAATTAAGTAGCTTGATCGATCAAACGATTCAGAAAAATGCTCCCTGGATCGAACAGCAATCCGGCTTCGGCGTCTTGTTAGTCGGATCCCCCGGGGCAACTCCCAACGGAAACCAGAACGGCAGTACGCTAATCATCGATCTCTATCCGATCGACGAAGCGTCCATGCAGCGGCGAATCGGTGATGGCACACCCATTGTGGTTACCGATGTGATGCAACCCGACCCACATTGCTGGCCGCGTGACATCAAGGTTCGCTGCCGTTTGCACTACTATTTGGCCGACCTTGCGGCACGGCAATCCGATCCGGCAGCACTGGGAGTGTTGATCGATACCGACCGTTCGATCACCGAAACCAGCTTGGCAAACATTGTGATCGTCGAAGGCGGCACCTTGGTGTCTCCACCGGCGGGTCGAATCCTGCTGGGTATCTCCTTGCAAGTGGTGAAGGAACTCGCGGATGATTTGGGGATACCTTGGCAGGAAGATGTCATTTCGACGGACCGATTGAAAGCAGCCGGCGAGATACTTCTGACCGGGACAAGCTGTGGCGTTTGGTTTGCCAATCGTGTAGACGGAAAGGCGACCAAGGATCATCGCCCCATTTACCAAGCTCTGCGAACCGCGTTTGATCGAATCATCTAA
- a CDS encoding alpha/beta hydrolase → MSINVMQHLCDRAGHVVRIATVCLALLVIYLSPRSVNGDELPVDPCVNERIESETELVSMSPTDCERVFLFSTRHLPHDACCVSLDQPAFHIYQIECGQSRVIDSQQYFASIRPDRPVVIYVHGNRMPASNVVQRAMQVRQMIKRTLTQPVDWLIFSWPSAQEGIAIHDVRRKADRCDAQSLYLATIMRSHAAAGTPLAVVGFSFGGRVVTGALHAMAGGTLSGRSIPGATIEGAGVEVGLVAPAIESNWLASCGYHRFATKNMDQLFLMYNRRDAVLKRYWRLEKVRNQTALGYSGPTSFAPRIDGSRLPVRSRDFSGSVRLRHAELDYYENGCGRDFARLIQESASQAY, encoded by the coding sequence ATGTCGATAAACGTGATGCAACACCTCTGTGATCGCGCCGGACACGTCGTGCGAATCGCCACCGTTTGTTTAGCACTGTTGGTGATTTATCTGAGTCCCCGGTCGGTCAACGGCGACGAGCTACCGGTCGACCCTTGCGTCAATGAAAGGATAGAAAGCGAAACCGAATTGGTTTCGATGTCTCCGACCGATTGCGAACGTGTGTTCTTGTTTTCGACGCGGCATCTTCCACATGACGCGTGTTGCGTTTCATTGGATCAGCCAGCCTTTCACATTTATCAGATCGAGTGCGGACAAAGCCGGGTGATCGATTCACAGCAGTACTTTGCTTCGATTCGTCCGGACCGTCCCGTCGTTATCTACGTGCACGGCAATCGAATGCCCGCATCGAACGTCGTGCAGCGAGCGATGCAGGTTCGCCAAATGATCAAGCGAACGTTGACGCAACCGGTCGACTGGCTAATTTTCAGTTGGCCCAGCGCACAAGAAGGCATCGCGATTCATGACGTCCGTCGCAAAGCCGATCGCTGTGACGCGCAAAGTTTGTATTTAGCGACGATCATGCGGTCGCATGCCGCGGCTGGGACCCCCTTGGCCGTCGTCGGATTTAGTTTCGGCGGACGCGTCGTCACCGGCGCATTACATGCGATGGCGGGCGGGACGCTGAGCGGCCGATCTATCCCAGGGGCGACGATCGAGGGTGCCGGCGTCGAAGTCGGCTTGGTGGCCCCGGCGATCGAATCAAATTGGCTCGCCTCTTGTGGATATCATCGCTTTGCCACCAAAAACATGGATCAGTTGTTTTTGATGTACAACCGACGCGACGCGGTCCTGAAACGTTATTGGCGATTGGAAAAAGTTCGGAACCAGACCGCGCTCGGATACAGCGGGCCGACGTCGTTCGCCCCGCGCATCGATGGGAGTCGACTACCGGTTCGCTCGCGAGACTTTTCCGGTAGCGTCCGCCTACGGCACGCGGAACTCGATTATTACGAGAACGGTTGTGGACGCGACTTCGCGCGTTTGATCCAAGAGTCTGCGAGCCAAGCGTACTAA